From a region of the Zingiber officinale cultivar Zhangliang chromosome 4B, Zo_v1.1, whole genome shotgun sequence genome:
- the LOC121974429 gene encoding uncharacterized protein LOC121974429: protein MICNSFISFIDAVNASKLVISGNQYVYLSSIKICLFCMALQIPNSFWTSLVSFQLSFCKRSSMETDIRSLAQRPGGYEEVERTRELVTRDLLGNGEQVVGTAEVDLELRVPDGWERRLDLVTGRTYLHKPEPHPAPRRHHNLDLALPPPSPSDHLPKHEAMAPPSRYQSVCTLDKVRSSLERAGRRPDGSPSPPSSSSTGVSSPVKLQEEGDRELEQPPAEAMVVAGCPACLLYVLVSEAAPRCPRCATHVPVSSEPKKRHKFDLNSPTNEQRLDD, encoded by the exons ATGATCTGCAATAGTTTTATCTCATTTATTGACGCCGTCAATGCCTCCAAACTTGTTATATCTGGAAATCAGTATGTATATCTATCTTCTATAAAGATATGTCTGTTTTGTATGGCTCTGCAGATTCCAAACTCTTTTTGGACATCTCTAGTTTCATTTCAACTCTCTTTTTGTAAAAGATCTTCTATGGAAACAGACATAAGATCCTTGGCTCAAAGGCCGGGAGGCTATGAGGAAGTGGAGAGGACGAGGGAGCTTGTCACCAGGGATTTACTTGGAAATGGAGAGCAAGTGGTCGGAACTGCTGAGGTTGATCTTGAGCTCAGAGTTCCTGACGGATGGGAGAGACGGTTAGACCTAGTG ACCGGAAGGACCTACCTCCACAAGCCCGAACCGCATCCAGCGCCCCGCCGCCACCACAACCTCGACCTCGCGCTTCCCCCGCCGTCCCCCTCCGATCACCTCCCCAAACATGAAGCGATGGCGCCTCCCTCCCGGTACCAGAGCGTGTGCACACTCGATAAGGTGCGGTCCTCCCTCGAGCGCGCCGGGCGGCGGCCCGACGGCTCTCCCTCCCCGCCTTCCTCATCGTCCACCGGAGTCTCCTCCCCGGTGAAGCTGCAGGAGGAAGGCGATCGAGAACTGGAGCAGCCGCCTGCGGAAGCGATGGTTGTCGCCGGGTGCCCGGCGTGCCTCCTCTACGTGCTCGTATCGGAGGCGGCGCCGCGGTGCCCAAGATGTGCGACGCACGTGCCGGTCAGCAGCGAGCCCAAGAAGAGACACAAGTTTGACCTCAACTCACCAACCAATGAACAGCGACTCGATGATTAA